A genomic stretch from Oscarella lobularis chromosome 11, ooOscLobu1.1, whole genome shotgun sequence includes:
- the LOC136193202 gene encoding vesicle transport protein SFT2B-like: MSDTFRKMRNYVTGGDNEEDRGFVEEVKSDLDCCKSMSWATRIKGFIICLAIGIVLSILGTIMFWVSLTAFAILYSLGTITSIASSFFLMGPLRQLKKMVDPNRLIATIVMIISIALTFCAAFWWKVGALCLVFVVIQLLAFTWYCLSYIPYARDCVIKAATSCC, translated from the exons ATGAGCGATACGTTTAGGAAAATGAGGAATTACGTTACCGGTGgagacaacgaagaagacagaGGGTTCGTAGAAGAAGTGAAATCCGAT cTAGATTGTTGCAAGAGCATGAGCTGGGCGACCCGAATCAAGGGATTCATCATTTGTCTCGCCATTGGCATAGTCCTATCCATCTTG GGAACGATCATGTTTTGGGTGAGTCTCACCGCATTTGCCATACTGTACTCTCTTGGAACGATTACATCCATAGCCAG CTCGTTTTTCCTTATGGGACCCTTGAGgcaattgaagaaaatggtcGATCCAAATCGTCTCATTGCGACCATTGTTATGATA ATATCAATCGCACTTACATTTTGTGCTGCATTCTGG TGGAAGGTTGGTGCGCTGTGTCTCGTCTTTGTTGTTATCCAGTTACTTGCCTTCACATG GTATTGCCTCTCGTATATTCCATATGCAAG GGATTGCGTCATCAAGGCGGCCACATCATGCTgctaa
- the LOC136193193 gene encoding quinone oxidoreductase-like protein 1, translating into MKSVCLKREADGTYKPAYTELPPLQPHRGHVIVEVKACGLSPVDVKVLSSLHDGAETLPVGYEVAGVVKDVGQEVTSLQVGDSVIGLLSLASSCSGCAEECEMSELAVVPKPESVGFIVAAGSLQPALWAYTAVHYLGNVTAGNTVLICDGATANGTVAIQLAQLWGAKVIATASNHEEAEYLEKMKPPPACIINLSKTRSFVENCLAETGGLGADCIIDQGVDLFQSGERYSEIVLTALSHEVGTVTGERRRITKHDAISALAVGGKWITSMSQLQLDPPDSQFLSMKSASVSFVFEHAWMLSARQHGKYMHILEDLADKLNKDILKPMIHHTVSLLDACSELSTLSSHLTGKVVMKI; encoded by the exons ATGAAGTCCGTTTGCTTGAAACGAGAAGCGGACGGCACGTACAAACCAGCCTATACAGAACTG CCTCCTTTGCAGCCGCATCGCGgccacgtcatcgtcgaggTCAAAGCGTGCGGCCTTTCGCCCGTCGACGTAAAA GTTTTGTCTTCCTTGCACGATGGAGCTGAAACACTTCCAGTTGGATACGAAGTGGCAGGAGTCGTCAAAGATG TTGGCCAGGAGGTCACGTCTCTGCAGGTCGGAGATTCTGTCATTG GTCTTTTGTCTTTGGCGTCATCCTGCTCGGGCTGCGCTGAGGAGTGTGAAATGTCTGAACTTGCCGTTG TTCCTAAGCCAGAGTCGGTTGGATTTATTGTAGCGGCTGGGTCATTGCAGCCCGCTTTGTGGGCTTACACAGCTGTGCACTACTTGGGGAACGTTACTGCAGGGAATACCGTTCTAATATGTGATGGAGCAACG GCTAACGGCACTGTAGCAATTCAACTGGCCCAGCTGTGGGGAGCGAAA GTTATAGCAACCGCTTCTAATCATGAGGAAGCCGAGTATCTAGAAAAGATGAAACCTCCTCCCG CATGCATCATCAATCTGTCCAAAACGCgatcttttgttgaaaacTGTTTGGCCGAGACGGGAGGCCTTGGGGCCGACTGCATCATTGATCAAGGAG TTGATCTATTTCAATCGGGCGAACGGTACAGTGAAATCGTTTTGACGGCGTTGAGCCACGAAGTGGGCACGGTGACGGGCGAAAGACGTCGCATCACAAAACACGATGCCATATCAGCGCTGGCAGTGGGCGGAAAATGGATCACTTCAATGTCCCAGCTCCAA TTGGATCCGCCCGATTCACAGTTTCTCTCCATGAAAAGTGCCAGCGTTAGTTTTGTGTTTGAACACGCGTGGATGCTCTCGGCCC GTCAGCACGGAAAATACATGC ATATTCTCGAAGATCTGGCAGATAAGCTGAACAAGGACATCCTAAA GCCCATGATTCATCACACGGTCTCTCTGCTCGACGCCTGCTCCGAATTGAGTACGCTATCGTCGCATTTGACAGGCAAGGTTGTTATGAAAATTTAA
- the LOC136193175 gene encoding exostosin-2-like: MLAHLKSIVQSKMRRRRLATCSKATLIITTIVVVVVALALLVALGGADSTTTTTSRRSPREALVIDTNRGGEETSDDDSLRPSSCHFHTCFDVLRCGLAESGRIGVHISPPSGRIVDATTGRLALDSTPSRQFAELLLAVESSPYYESNPDAACLVLPAVDTLNERRVDRRRVERVLRALPAWNRGVNHLLFNMIGESAGVGLSLVAGAGFTRTTYRIGYDVAIPVFHPVRVENPDEIVKRAWSTERPLLITALSPVDEHRIKDMKAADPGLVEIVRKCNPNENKRIFCVDGHGPIPYPEYLSKSSYCLVLSMSHLLDAMMMGCIPVILEDDFYLLPFSEVLDWKKASVTVLEEDVSQLVSILERVPPTVMKSMSMQTYFLWKTYMSSMEKIALTTLKIINDRVFTHAAWQYEDWNSSPDMERHPDANRVTRPPPLFIPLKPPQVDGFTAVILTYNRLEMLFKVIACVSQARSLSKVVIVWNNQDVSPPKSDLWPSISKPLVVVQTTANHLGNRFYPHAAIETEAVLNIDDDLFMLSGDELEFGYQVWREFPERLVGYPGRMHTWDKKSKTWKYEPEWVNEVSMVLSGAAFHHKFYSHAYTYMMPRAIRDWVDDHMNCEDIAINFLVSSYSRQPPIKVTPRKKFKCMNCTAKESLWSDPGHFHERNICFNHFVNVFGRMPLKAVEFRADPVLFKDNLPDYLKRYPSVRDV, encoded by the coding sequence ATGCTGGCCCACCTGAAATCCATCGTTCAGTCGAAAATGAGACGAAGGCGACTAGCGACGTGCAGCAAAGCGACGCTCATCATCAcaacgatcgtcgtcgtcgtcgtcgctctcgctcttctcgtcgctctcggcggcgccgactcgacgacgacgacgacatccCGACGTTCTCCGCGCGAGGCTCTCGTGATCGACACGaatcgcggcggcgaagagacgagtgacgacgattcgctaCGTCCGAGTTCGTGTCACTTTCACACGTGCTTCGACGTTCTCCGCTGCGGTCTCGCCGAATCGGGTCGCATAGGGGTTCACATCTCCCCGCCGTCGGgccgaatcgtcgacgcgacgaccgGTCGACTCGCactcgattcgacgccgtcgcgacaaTTCGCCGAACtccttctcgccgtcgaatcgagccCCTATTACGAATCGAATCCCGACGCCGCGTGTCTCGTCCTTCCCGCCGTCGATACGCTCAACGAAcggcgcgtcgatcgacgacgcgtcgagcgCGTGCTTCGCGCGCTGCCCGCGTGGAATCGCGGCGTCAATCATCTCCTTTTTAATATGATCGGTGAAAGCGCCGGTGTCGGATTGAGTCTTGTTGCCGGTGCGGGGTTCACCCGGACGACGTATCGGATTGGCTATGACGTCGCGATTCCCGTTTTTCATCCGGTTCGCGTTGAGAATCCGGATGAAATTGTGAAAAGGGCGTGGTCGACTGAAAGGCCACTTCTTATTACTGCTCTGAGTCCGGTGGATGAACATCGGATAAAAGACATGAAAGCTGCTGATCCCGGACTCGTTGAAATCGTGAGAAAGTGCAACCCCAACGAGAATaagagaattttttgcgTTGATGGACATGGACCTATTCCCTATCCAGAATATCTCAGCAAGTCGTCCTATTGCCTTGTATTGAGCATGTCTCACCTACTCGATGCCATGATGATGGGCTGCATACCAGTCATTCTCGAAGACGACTTCTACCTGCTTCCCTTTTCCGAGGTGCTAGACTGGAAAAAGGCATCCGTAACCGTCCTGGAAGAAGACGTTTCCCAATTGGTCTCCATCCTCGAACGCGTTCCACCTACCGTTATGAAATCGATGTCAATGCAAACCTATTTTCTCTGGAAGACCTACATGTCGTCTATGGAAAAAATCGCCCTGACAACGTTAAAAATCATCAACGATCGAGTTTTTACTCACGCCGCTTGGCAATACGAAGACTGGAATTCGTCTCCCGACATGGAACGGCATCCAGACGCGAATCGCGTCACACGACCGCCGCCCCTCTTCATTCCTCTCAAGCCGCCCCAGGTGGACGGCTTCACGGCTGTGATATTGACGTACAATCGCTTGGAGATGCTCTTCAAGGTAATCGCGTGCGTCTCGCAGGCGCGCAGTCTCAGCAAAGTCGTCATCGTGTGGAACAACCAGGACGTTTCGCCGCCTAAATCCGATCTGTGGCCGTCGATCAGCAAgccactcgtcgtcgtccaaacAACAGCGAATCACCTCGGCAACCGATTCTATCCTCACGCTGCCATAGAAACGGAAGCCGTCTTGAATATCGACGATGATCTTTTTATGCTGTCCGGCGACGAATTGGAGTTCGGCTATCAGGTGTGGCGAGAATTTCCCGAGCGTCTCGTCGGTTATCCAGGACGCATGCACACCTGGGATAAGAAGTCGAAGACGTGGAAATATGAGCCGGAGTGGGTCAACGAAGTTTCCATGGTTCTTTCGGGCGCCGCTTTCCATCACAAATTCTATAGCCACGCTTACACGTACATGATGCCGCGGGCGATTCGCGACTGGGTTGACGATCACATGAACTGCGAAGACATTGCGATTAATTTTCTCGTCAGTTCGTACTCGCGACAGCCGCCCATCAAGGTGACGCCGAGGAAGAAGTTCAAATGTATGAACTGTACGGCGAAGGAGTCGCTCTGGTCCGATCCCGGTCACTTTCACGAGCGCAACATCTGCTTTAATCATTTTGTGAACGTTTTCGGACGCATGCCGCTCAAGGCGGTCGAATTTCGCGCCGATCCCGTTCTGTTTAAAGATAATTTGCCGGATTATTTAAAGCGCTATCCTAGCGTTAGAGACGTTTAA
- the LOC136193191 gene encoding histone-binding protein RBBP4-like, giving the protein MSREGGAGGGGGGETDEAVEERIINEEYKIWKKNTPFLYDLVMTHALEWPSLTVQWLPDKVKPEGKDYSIQKLVLGTHTSDEPNHLVIASVHLPNDDAPFDASQYDQDRSEFGGFGSVSGKINIDIRINHEGEVNRARYMPQNPYIIGTKTPGSDVLIFDISKHPSKPDSSGTSNPQLRLKGHTKEGYGLSWNLEEEGLLLSSSDDHTVCLWDVRSAPQEQKTLEAKNIYTGHTSVVEDVAWHLLHDSLFGSVGDDHKLMIWDIRESNTSKPVHSIDAHTAEVNCLAFNPFSEYILATGSADKTVALWDLRNLKAKLHSFESHKDDIYQVQWSPHNETILASSGTDRRLRMWDLSKIGEEQSSEDSEDGPPELLFIHGGHTAKISDFSWNSHEPWVVCSVSEDNILQVWQMAENIYNDEEADATAAPADLEPS; this is encoded by the exons ATGTCACGAGAAG GCggtgccggcggcggcggcggcggcgaaacggaCGAAGCCGTCGAAGAACGCATCATCAACGAAGAATACAAAATATGGAAGAAGAACACTCCTTTCCTGTACGATCTCGTCATGACTCACGCGCTGGAATGGCCGAGTTTGACGGTGCAATGGCTCCCGGACAAAGTGAAGCCGGAAGGAAAAGACTATTCGATTCAAAAGCTCGTTTTGGGCACGCACAC ATCGGACGAACCGAATCATTTGGTGATTGCCAGCGTGCATTTGCCCAATGACGACGCTCCGTTCGATGCGAGTCAGTACGATCAAGATCGGAGCGAATTTGGCGGTTTCGGTTCGGTGAGCGGCAAGATCAATATCGACATCAGAATCAATCACGAAGGGGAAGTGAATCGGGCGCGATACATGCCGCAGAATCCTTATATCATCGGCACGAAGACGCCTGGATCGGATGTTCTCATTTTTGATATTTCCAAGCACCCTTCAAAACCAG ATTCGTCTGGGACTTCGAATCCGCAGCTGAGACTGAAGGGTCACACGAAAGAAGG TTATGGATTGTCTTGGAATTTGGAAGAGGAAGGCTTACTGCTAAGTTCATCGGATGATCAC ACTGTTTGTCTGTGGGACGTCAGGTCTGCTCCACAG GAACAGAAAACGCTTGAGGCAAAGAACATTTACACTGGCCACACTTCTGTAGTCGag GATGTGGCATGGCATTTGCTTCACGACAGTTTGTTTGGATCTGTCGGAGATGATCACAAGCTGATGAT CTGGGATATTCGCGAATCGAACACATCGAAACCTGTCCACTCAATCGATGCTCACACAGCTGAG GTCAACTGCTTGGCTTTTAATCCGTTTAGTGAATACATTTTAGCCACGGGATCAGCAGATAAG ACTGTTGCTTTGTGGGATTTGCGTAATCTGAAAGCTAAGTTGCATTCATTTGAGTCTCACAAGGACGACATATATCAG GTCCAGTGGTCTCCTCACAATGAGACTATACTAGCTTCAAGTGGCACCGACAGACGATTGCGCATGTGGGACTTGAG cAAAATTGGAGAAGAGCAGTCAAGCGAAGATTCCGAGGACGGACCACCAGAGCTCCTG TTTATTCACGGTGGCCACACAGCAAAGATTTCTGATTTCTCGTGGAATTCCCACGAGCCGTGGGTTGTGTGCAGCGTATCCGAAGACAACATACTGCAAGTTTGGCAAATG gcTGAAAACATTTACAATGATGAAGAAGCTGACGCTACTGCGGCACCAGCAGACTTAGAGCCGTCCTAA
- the LOC136193172 gene encoding androglobin-like, with protein MSRAGKSPRAQLRASPIQKSEASTPTVTPANGGKTPSRIPVWPEFTDGDISAEKWETSGTKGKERGKGAYFEDPDGFVALPHSLSTSISRWKRPCDFVSEQAPVVVDSESLDREFDLVSLNAHVLSSELIRWIVCQVTALWRLHNTTMNGSVAEAWNPWDLIYPKAKGTGLPNYNPNGKYCVKLFWMGTWRKLTIDDQMPCNKKGQLLLPVSQQREIWLPLLCKAILKIAAIDYQSDLNPHAEFGDCSIVHLLTGWLPEPIPIRSGHRDSIWRLMKSHLPKWSPLPVSNKTEEPENQPEASSVAAPLPSGKAKPGGGSKDSAKGDAAIPPFKREEYPIVVFAAYADKSGGEAQEQATADFSLVKAGLPPAFSHAVLVTQTRREPLERPRPPDPDSLIPKFAYQGFKGRRQREEEAQRIAKELAAIDSELVEVASPLLRLTDSGKKNEAMWMKYDEFVNCFTTLYVFHKPGGYEFKRAIQDMKMIISTSSSKKWSGSNLNDSGGSHYYNSHAPATQVGMNGVASYLLCVDNTKPIEIVINLSILPQWPYRTTTLANKAKSKASLDSIRESESDVSLPGGDGGGDQYAENGSSGGGGRVLPGIVIIEEYKWDSLVTGQPLLKIKTTGTKAAALCLPSGRHLIRMIASAPLGYHLELWSLTRLAFDEEDNVFHELTKESLRYQTHALNVFSTIVVTVSMFEEPELFRNSFYHQGLGHRGRDIEPYHCKLLLKSLYHMLSVSLGDAFTNEMAFAWKAFSREGMRLFLRGLEKGLPSSANEFLQSDSAREVPIPENWIDREPSPEEESASVVIQAAFRGYWQRKIWKTLTKDTEEHQRACQLLDDSLEILKSKMEKASLTLFNTLFKMDPQLLSKFPFKDDEWSRAIFEDHEGHYKEQPANSWFVMFREVFYVAKHGVLVVPHLYTSVQTCSLRVFNNDTGEEIPRVFQRVAPYVYVRNKRGYTFVAEGRTADEPIPAGWCRLRLIGTEDQLLKPKNNGIVNCQFFTETLREYYLPNRQYVFFRLAVSVKNDVQVSLQIETSKPTVYVRVQILDTIDGSERAVAFGKGKGHAVIPSFTFLKDRVPLAEEAAATAEAIESKIPSPPTTAADSDIFSRTASRASTRAASRQENESADAPAPAPGEEAHSAEVDDNATDIFCPLLKEQHEPDNHKYIIQAAVMRDSWNVKESAWPFVSVQKAEEDRREREMLDTRAPSQMSERLSSNGKRSKSKGGGSKGKVLKGPPAKPSFDPSVPHWTMKVVTLEEQKDLIELKKDTEREEEIKAMKKAWEEAEPGRAEKAKATRLKFLEGRTEKIHGITEEKKSACFNVDKSSSDIELASSSGNLGVSTSVSRVTIASGNFSSPSTPGSPVPDLSGFVTRCPIRQHDFSRFYILPPPNGGRPILLDDEEMAVRQARREEEMNRYRKEREKMLEAREMDREARNQMKLMQLEEAERRQADLDEARCRISMLREACRKRIIDEKMAPLQLEEASASFADNQPSSDEACRKRKKSGSKRAQKR; from the exons ATGTCGAGGGCGGGCAAATCGCCAAGGGCGCAACTGCGAGCCTCCCCCATCCAAAAAAGCGA GGCTTCGACGCCAACTGTCACTCCTGCCAACGGGGGAAAGACGCCGTCTCGAATTCCCGTCTGGCCCGAATTCACAGACGGCGACATTTCCGCAGAAAAATGG GAAACGAGCGGAACGAAGGGGAAAGAGCGAGGAAAGGGCGCG TATTTCGAAGATCCCGACGGGTTCGTCGCGTTGCCACATTCGCTTAGCACGTCGATTAGTCGTTGGAAACGTCCGTGCGACTTCGTTTCGGAGCAG GCGCCagttgtcgtcgattcggagTCGCTCGATCGAGAATTCGATTTAGTGTCGCTCAATGCGCACGTTCTGTCGAGCGAG CTGATTCGATGGATTGTCTGTCAAGTGACGGCACTTTGGCGGCTTCACAATACGACAATGAATGGGAGCGTTGCTGAAGCGTGGAACCCTTGGGATCTCATCTACCCAAAAGCAAAGGGAACCGGACTACCCAACTATAATCCTAATGGAAAATACTGCGTCAAGCTATTTTGGATG GGTACGTGGAGAAAGTTGACTATTGATGATCAGATGCCTTGTAATAAGAAGGGACAGCTCTTACTTCCCGTCAGTCAACAGAGGGAGATATGGTTACCACTTCTTTGCAAAGCTATTCTCAAAATTGCTGCAATCGA tTATCAAAGTGACTTAAATCCTCACGCCGAATTCGGCGACTGTAGCATTGTTCATCTGCTCACCGGTTGGCTTCCAGAGCCAATTCCAATTCGTTCAGGCCATCGAGACTCCATCTGGCGACTCATGAAGTCTCACTTGCCCAAATGGAGTCCTCTTCCGGTATCAAACAAGACGGAAGAGCCGGAAAATC AACCGGAGGCTTCTTCTGTGGCCGCTCCCCTTCCCTCCGGCAAAGCGAAACCAGGAGGCGGGAGCAAAGATTCCGCCAAAGGGGACGCCGCGATACCGCCGTTCAAACGCGAAGAATATcccatcgtcgtcttcgccgcatACGCGGATAAAAGTGGAGGAGAGGCGCAAGAACAG GCTACTGCGGATTTTTCGCTTGTCAAAGCCGGTCTGCCGCCCGCTTTTTCTCACGCCGTCTTAGTGACGCAGACGCGACGCGAGCCGTTGGAACGGCCCCGGCCTCCGGATCCCGATTCTTTGATTCCGAAATTTGCTTATCAGGGTTTCAAGGGGCGGCGACAGCGCGAGGAGGAGGCGCAGCGAATTGCCAAGGAATTAGCCGCTATTGATTCGGAACTGGTCGAAGTGGCGTCGCCGCTTCTTCGACTAACTGACTCGGGAAAAAA GAATGAAGCGATGTGGATGAAATATGACGAATTTGTGAATTGTTTCAC GACTCTCTACGTCTTTCATAAGCCAGGTGGATACGAATTCAAACGGGCAATTCAAGACATGAAG ATGATAATCAGCACGTCAAGCTCCAAAAAATGGTCGGGTTCCAATCTGAACGACAGCGGTGGATCGCACTACTACAACAGTCATGCCCCC gCGACTCAAGTCGGAATGAACGGCGTCGCGTCTTATCTCCTAT GCGTGGACAACACCAAACCAATAGAAATCGTTATAAATTTATCGATTCTACCTCAATGGCCctatcgaacgacgacgctcgccaACAAAGCCAAATCGAAGGCCAGCCTCGACAGCATCCGAGAAAGCGAATCAGACGTAAGTCTTCctggcggcgacggcggcggcgaccaGTACGCCGAAAACggcagcagcggcggcggcggcagagTACTTCCCGGCATAGTCATCATAGAGGAATACAAATGGGATTCGCTGGTAACCGGTCAGCCTCTACTTAAAATCAAGACGACGGgaacgaaagcggcggcgctCTGCTTACCTTCAGG GAGACACCTGATTCGAATGATCGCATCCGCTCCTCTCGGATATCATTTAGAGTTGTGGTCTTTGACGAGATTGGCtttcgacgaggaggacAACGTCTTTCACGAACTCACGAAA gagaGTCTCCGATACCAGACTCACGCTTTGAACGTCTTTAGTACGATCGTTGTCACCGTCAGCATGTTCGAAGAGCCGGAGCTTTTTCGCAACTCGTTTTATCATCAAGGTTTGGGTCACAGGGGACGCGACATCGAGCCGTATCACTGCAAA CTCTTGCTCAAGTCTCTTTACCACATGCTCTCTGTATCGCTCGGCGACGCATTTACCAACGAAATGGCGTTTGCTTGGAAAGCGTTCTCGCGCGAAGGCATGCGACTGTTTTTGCGGGGATTGGAGAAGGGATTACCTTCGT CGGCGAATGAGTTTCTGCAGTCGGATTCAGCCAGGGAAG TGCCGATACCAGAGAACTGGATTGATCG TGAACCATCGCCAGAGGAAGAAAGCGCGTCGGTTGTAATTCAAGCAGCGTTTCGTGGCTATTGGCAGCGAAAAATTTGGAAGACTTTAACTAAAG ACACGGAGGAACACCAGAGAGCTTGTCAACTTCTAGACGACTCCCTCGAAATCCTCAAATCTAAAATGGAAAAAGCGAGCCTAACTCTGTTTAACACTCTCTTCAAAATGGATCCCCAATTGCTCAGTAAATTCCCcttcaaagacgacgaatggTCTCGGGCCATCTTCGAAGATCACGAAGGTCACTACAAAGAGCAGCCGGCCAACTCGTGGTTCGTAATGTTCAG GGAAGTGTTCTACGTCGCGAAACACGGGGTCCTCGTCGTTCCTCACTTGTACACGTCCGTGCAAACGTGCTCGCTACGCGTTTTCAATAACGACACGGGCGAGGAAATTCCTCGCGTCTTCCAACGAGTCGCTCCTTATGTCTACGTGCGTAACAAA AGAGGCTATACCTTCGTCGCTGAAGGTCGAACCGCGGACGAACCCATACCGGCCGGATGGTGCCGACTTCGTCTGATCGGCACCGAGGATCAGCTGCTGAAACCCAAGAACAACGGCATCGTCAATTGTCAATTTTTCACCGAAACGTTGAGGGAGTACTATCTGCCGAATAGGCagtacgttttctttcgattGGCTGTCAGCGTGAAGAACGACGTCCAGGTTAGTCTTCAAATCGAGACGTCGAAACCAACGGTCTACGTCCGAGTCCAG ATCTTGGATACAATCGACGGTTCGGAAAGAGCCGTAGCGTttggaaaaggcaaaggccACGCTGTCATTCCTTCGTTCACGTTCCTCAAAGATCGCGTTCCGCTAGCagaggaggcggcggcaacaGCGGAAGCGATCGAATCAAAAATTCCTTCACCGCCAACTACGGCTGCTGATTCGGATATCTTCAGTAGAACAGCTAGCAGAGCGTCGACTAGAGCAG CCTCCAGACAAGAGAACGAGAGCGCTGACGCTCCGGCTCCGGCTCCGGGGGAGGAGGCCCATAGCGCCGAAGTCGACGATAATGCTACGGATATTTTCTGTCCTCTACTGAAAGAACAGCACGAGCCGGAC aatcacAAGTATATTATTCAGGCTGCTGTAATGCGCGATAGCTGGAACGTCAAGGAGAGTGCTTGGCCGTTTGTGAGCGTGCAGAAAGCCGAAGAGGATAGGCGAGAGCGAGAAATGCTAGACA ctCGAGCTCCTTCTCAAATGTCGGAAAGATTGTCGAGCAACGGAAAGCGAAGCAAGTCTaaaggcggcggcagcaAAGGGAAAGTGTTGAAGGGTCCGCCTGCCAAACCG TCTTTCGATCCGTCCGTTCCTCACTGGACTATGAAAGTCGTCACGCTCGAAGAGCAGAAA GATTTGATTGAGCTGAAGAAAGACACAGAACGCGAGGAGGAAATCAAGGCAATGAAGAAAGCTTGGGAAGAGGCCGAACCAGGACGAGCAGAAAAG GCCAAGGCCACTCGACTCAAGTTCTTGGAAGGACGAACGGAAAAGATTCACGGCATTaccgaagagaaaaagtcagCGTGTTTCAATG TGGACAAGTCGTCATCGGATATTGAACTGGCGTCATCGTCTGGAAATCTGGGCGTGTCAACGTCCGTCTCTCGAGTGACGATTGCAAGCGgcaatttttcgtcgccgtcgacgcctgGATCTCCAGTTCCCGACCTGTCCGGCTTCGTGACACGCTGTCCCATACGCCAACACGATTTCTCGCGTTTTTACATTCTGCCGCCGCCTAACGGCGGACGACCGATTCTcttggacgacgaggaaatggCCGTGCGACAAGCGCGACGCGAGGAGGAGATGAATCGGTACCGaaaggaaagggaaaagATGCTTGAAGCGCGAGAAATGGATCGAGAGGCAAGAAATCAAATGAAATTGATGCAGTTGGAGGAGGCTGAGCGAAGACAG GCTGATCTTGACGAGGCTCGATGTCGGATCAGTATGTTGCGCGAGGCTTGTCGAAAGAGGatcatcgacgagaaaatggCCCCTCTGCAATTGGAGGAGGCCTCCGCTTCGTTCGCCGACAATCAAccgtcgtcggacgaagcgtgccgaaaaagaaagaaatcgggTTCTAAACGAGCTCAAAAGAGATGA